tgtgcaagtgcgcggatcaaagggAGTACACAATAGTACAATGGCGATACAGGAGCATCTAAGAAGGAAGCACATTGTGGTTGATTCTGACGAAGAGGGGCAGTCGTCTCAGTAAGCTAAGTGGCTAGTTAGTTGGAAACATTAACGTTTATATTGAGCTAATTATATTAATAGCTCTATAGTTAACATTAACGATGAcgatttcattagccttagcaaACATAtgttatgtgtttgctgtaacgtTATAACAGCGATGTtatgtttgaataggaaatttGATAACGCTAATGTTTTATAATGCTATGTTTCAGTGCTAAAAACATATGTTGCTCTTCAAAGGATGACTTTGTTATCAAGCCAACAACATGCACACCTCAGCAAGCAAAtaacagctgcatgctggtgcgatAAGGCACAATTTACATATGAtccgattagtcgactaatcgcaaaaataatcggtgACTAGTTGATTATCAAAACAATCATTTGTGGCAGTCCTACTAGTAGCCACAATGACTTGTACTGGTACTGTACCTCTACAATTGTTTTACGTGATAATGCTAGAATCTGCAGATGTTCAACAGGGGCTCAGATCTGCACTGAGTTCTTCAACATTTTCTTTTATGTTTATGTTGGCAAATTtaatgagtgctgtcaaacaaacTTTTATGAGAAGTTACTAACTGCAGCCATTCATGATCACTAATACAAAGTTAAAAGGACTTTACATGTACAAGGGTTCATAGTGATATGTCACCTGTCTTTTCTATAGCCTACTTGAAGCAAACACTGACCACACCACCATCATACAAACCTTTATGTCCGATGAGCTGTTGGTGGCCAGATAAATATGGAAGCTGTAGTTGTTGCTGTTACTGCCGAGCTGCCTGTAAACCAGGACCACCCCATGGTGTTCAACAGACTGACTGGACTGGACGATGGGACCCACAGGGGAAAGTGATGTCACACGCCACGTGACATGGCTGTTCGAGTGGTCAACTGTGGGTTCGACCGAGTGGACGATGCCCTTAATGTGCAGGACACCAAATATCATCTCATTTTCTGGCCTGCATAAAGGCAATGGGAGTATGTAGTGAGATTTTTTATTATGCATGGACACACatcgcttttattttgaaatgttcaacgtTTATCTGAATTTCCAAGATCATTTTTAAGtgtaacaaaacaacaaaaaaaaaacacgcccCAAATGTTTGTGTTCAAGTCCGTAATATCTGTATCGTATgtaatgtatatgtatgtaaagaATTTTAAAACTAACATAATACCACTGGGCTGACGACTAGGATTGTAGGCTTTGGGGTGACGTTCTGTACCAGAacatctacagtgcatccaggacGTATACACCAGcatttcacttttccacatttttgtaagttacacccttattccaaaatgaaatcccccccccccccacaaaaaaaaactgcacacaataccccataattgcAAAGTGAAAAAggttttatgagatttttgcaaatttattaaaaataaactaagaaatcatgtgtacatgtgcttcaggacaactctgtgaatgtccttgagtggtccagccagagcccagacctgaatccaattgaaacatctctagagagatgtgaaaatggctgtgcacagacgctTTCCATCCAACCTGATCTGAGCTAGgaagtgctacaaagaggaatggacaaaactgcccaaggcAGGAGTGCCAAGCTTTGACttaatattcaagaagatttgggcttgtgtaaatgtgatttcttatttttcgaataaacttgttgtgtgggccgctgaagaggaggtactgctggcccaccaccaccagatggcgccctgcttggagtgggggcttcaagcacgagagggcgccggagccactgggagtgacagctgtcactcttcatcagcaccagctgcactcagtcaactcatcaccatcaccataaaggccggactgcaactccatctcctcgccgagaaatcagctaccttggaggtacttctctgctgacttctaaactgaataatagtctgaactcttttgcagccgttttctctgtgggtgtttgccttatctgtgggattggcgtttggtgtgatcagcgacggcttcgcttcacaccccaacccagataagtggttagacaggagcgcacgagtgtgtgattggaggtggaggtgctccctcttactgaacacagactgtgggattactgagtgtgcgtactcacactcacctgtgctgtttctgttctctgccagcagtaccaggactgacagctgaagacggtgaccacctggggaccaggacttggcggctccggtgttcttcaggtccgttggcggtgagggccgtgtgggatccggctcggttctggatggacgtctcctatcctcaaagcctgcccacacgtcaccccaaCGTGTATTGACTGTAGtccccaaactgattgttgtctgtattctgttgtgcacaatttacaacattacattgttactgtttggcttatccattgcccgttcttttacgccccctgttgtgggtccgtgttcctacactttcacaacaaaaacttgcaaaaaaaaccccaaacactttTTCCATGCTGTCCTTATGGAGTGTTGCAAGAAGAATTTTGACAGAACAAATGAATTCACTATCCAAACTGGAGTGAATTCATTCAGCAGTTCACAATCCAAATGTTGAATTCAattcaacaaaatgtggaaaaagtgaagcgctgtgaatactttctagatgcagagTGTAACAGCCTCTTTAATACATGAAAGTCTTTTGAGAAGACCAGAATAAATAAGGCAAAGTCTTTGTTGGAATACTTGGAAAAAACATGGCTATGAGACACTACGGGAACTCAACATTTTAATCAACATTTGCAGAGTACTGAAACCCCAAAACAGAGACAATGTCTGTACTCACCTGGTAGGCACAGGGAGTGAGGAACTGAATAGACTTAGGACAGCAGCTTCCTTGTTGATCATGTCCACGTTAAATATGGGACCAGCAGACTTCCAAGAATCTGGGAGCAAATTGGCAAACTTGGACCAGGAGAGGACTGAGTACCGAACATGTACCCGTTCTGATACTTCAAACACCAGGCCCGTGACCGAACACTCGTAGGTGCCCTCACCTTCTAGCAGCACCctaaaatgcacacacacaaagacactgcCACTTTGGGGGACTTGATACTTATTTAGACGTATTACTATATCTTGCTTTAATGCAAGCAGATCTGGCCAACAACTGAGGGAAATGCATCATTAAAAAGAGCACTTATAATTAAGCCTTTAAAACCCTTAAAATAAAAATTTAGAAACTGTGAATCTGTTTATTTGGACAATCAATCACTGTTATGTAAAGGAAAGGTGTAATTTAAGGTTTGTGACACATACCATCAATCAGAGAAATATTACTGCGCTGCTGATGAACATTTGCTGGATTCTTGTGTTGCACAGCAGTCTGTATGAGTTTGACATTAGAAAGGGCCGCTCTGCTATACTAGTTGTCTCCATGTCGTAATAAATCTTTTGTGTTGATATAAAGAAATTAAAGTGGCTTAATAGCAAATGTTGTGATTCATCCTTGTTCCCTGTTTTGCCAGTCAAAAGGTTGAAGATATTCTACTTTGCACTGTGTAGAGTTGATGTTTGCTCACCCAGATGTTAAACACAGATAGCTGGAATTTGTCTGTCAGGAGAGCTTAGGGTAATTAATCAGATAACAATATCCAGAGCAACAGCAGCTCCTTGTGCTCACAGGGTATAAATACTTGGTCTCTCTGAACAAGCGGAGCTCACACTTGCAGAGACTTCAACATCTCTGAATAGTAGGGGCCCTTCTGCAGATGCTCTTATTCCTTGTATGTGGCCAAtctcttctttttccttcatGCATGTCTTCATATGGTGTGGTACCACTGTGTGAAGTCTCGTTGAAATCCACCGAACAATGTGGAGAAGATGTGCTTACAAGGCTCATGGGCAGACAGATGGACAGCATGCCCAATCTTTTGTTTATTAGTAAGGATGGGTACTGTTAACATTTGAATGGTACTACTACTTTTAGAGGTCTGCTCATTGATCCGATACTTTAACTGTATTTTATCAGTACTTTTGTTTAGAGAAACAGTGGAAGATATCATTAAAAGATTACTGAATTTAGCTCTATCCTGATGAGATTAGTTTACATAAGGAGTTGATGGTCTaggtcagaggtctcaaaccggttccagaaagggccgagtgggtgcaggctttctgtgcaaccacccactccagcaggtgatttcactgattaactgatttcacctgctcaaagtgatgttaatcagtgaaatcacctgctggagtggggtggttgcacagaaagcctgcaccctcttggccctttctggaacggtttgagacctctggtctaGGTTGATACAGTGACCTTGAAAACAGAGGATCGTTAGTTCAAATCCCTGGCCAGACCAGAAAACCACTATGACCCTGGGCAGGGTAATAACCCCAAGTTGcacccagtgtgcagttgagtattttgcatggcagcatgctgacatcaaTATGGGTgaagtgaggcatcactgtaagtgCTTTGTGCATCCGCTTCAGATGGAAATGCACTatgaaaatgcagtccatttatcatttaagaAGGTGGAGTAATGTAATATTTATTGACAAAATAGAAAGTCAGAAGATCATTCTTGCAAAGAACAGAGTCCATAGTGGGCTTGGCCATTCCCAATCTTACTGGCTTCTATTGGGCAGCTAACGTTCATAAGATTATGCACTTTCTCTCTCCCAGTCACATTGCACATCCAGTCCTATTGTAATCAGTATGTTGAAATGCTGGGCAAAAATTAGGCACTATCTCGGCTGACTCACTCTCCTTCAGACCACTTCCATTTGTAACAACCATTTATTTTTGATGGCTAAAACTGACCCTTGATTTAAGTCCTATGAGGAAAACAGCTTTCGCTATTTGAAGGATATGTATGTGCACTCACTTTAATCGGAATAATGCAGATTTCCTGAGATATTTTCAGATATGTGAATTTGGAAGACTCACACTTCATTATTTCCTCAAATCTCACCCCCATACAGTGTAGGTTTAATCCTCAGAACTGAACTTTTACCAAAGGGACACATTTCTTTCTTTTATAACCTATTTCTTCATCATCTGACCCAATGAGTAACAAAATAAGGGCCAACTGCGAGAATAAAATGCAGATAATCCTGATGGATACATTCTGGAAAAAAGCCTTGTCTGCTGCCAATTCCTCCTCAGGTTGTGCCAGATTTAGCTTAATACAATTTAAAGTACTACACAAAATTCACTATCGTAAGGTCAGATTCACCAAGCTTTATCCAAGGCAACTAGGTGAGGGATGTTCTAGAACCCCTGTGACTTGACCCACGTTTTGGTTATGCCCAAAATCGTCCACTACTGGCATACCTTTTTTAATACAGTCCTCAAAGATTTGGATTTGAAAATCTGTCCTTCCCTCCACATAGCTATTTTGGCTGCCTCCCAGGATGATATTAAAGTGACTCAACGGAATTCCACTGCCTTTACCCTCCCTCTTCGCTCTCTGGAAATTCGCTGTTGCCACCTTCAATTAGGCCTGGTTGCATGATGTCTTGTTTCTTATGAAACTTAAAAAATTAAAGTACACACTCAGAGCTCCTCTAATAGGATCTATCACCACTGGAAGCCTCTGATTAATTATTGAAGCATCTCTCACCTGGAAAAAATCTCCCCATAATGTAAACAGAGTGAAATTGGGATAATCCTGCTCTGAAGTCTTGGCTGTGCTTTACAGTTTGCCTGGCCTGTCTCTTGTGTGGTCAAGAAGCCATTGGCTCTTTTGTTTCTGAGTTGTTGATCAGTgtttagtatgtgtgtgtgtcccatctCATCTTCAATTGCTTAGCCGGGatcggtcgcaggggcaacagcaacCTGATCAACATTAAAAGCTCCAttgaaaggaacacaaagcaaaagacgaAAACATGAACATTCCACTCACCTagttgtaaagatttccaaataatAAATTCACAAAATCAAGCGTGCGTGTGTGATCGCCAGCCAATTAATTAAAGGTCCACTAGTCCTCACACAGATGGACAGCCAGAGAACATTTCAAGTTCCACTAGTCCTCAGGTACAGCTAGCCGGCCAGAGAATGTCCAGGTCCACATGCCCTCAGGTTCTGATCGCGCATCCATAATGTCCGATCGCAACTCTTCCTTCAGATCAACGtctgtcacgattgtggcacattagagagtccattatctcctgaaaatctcgtcttctgagtttttccaatatgagacatacatctgcgtatccaggcagtctgtaaaaacagcatggTGGAGGACAGTCCACATCcatcatgttcacagcagcagtaaaccagcatcaaGTGACACAATCAATGAGTCACCACAATTTGGTTCCAAAATCTAAAAGACTGAAAAAATTAGAGTTTCGGGCTGAATTGTGTCGTCTTCTCTGTAAATCcggagccatcactttcaaagaaaagctccaTAACTTTGTTATGGGACATAACTGTaattgtttcactgtgactgtcaGCCATCGCATGTTTCTGTTTTGATAATATGGTACGTCATACGCCGAGAATTACAGAGAAATGCGGAGTGGAGTGAGTTTTTGTGAAATGCACCTGTTAGCTCCTCAGGGAGAGcaataaaaaacatcagagaccactaattatgagtgcaTGTGCGCGGAgatacttacaatcatgaataatttgatgttgtgttgctaactgggacgttaaaaatcATGTAACATGTCCTTTAATATAAAGGAGATTTACCCTCCCCTCCATCGCCCACCCTTGCTGGAATAGCGTgacagtccagaatgtaattatcaacgtccatttgttcagtgttgttagcggatatccgtagtttctctaaAGATATTAGTCCTATCTATGTTCTGTTTTGGTGATGTTCATCCTTGACATAAAATACATGAGCGTACCAAaaggcaaatgccagctctccacaGCTTTTCCATGATTAATGTtgtatgcacgcatgcacacacacctttttgtcttttctccAATCTGATGCaagtgcttttaattttacacaccGACAAACAGAGAGGTGGAAGACATCCAACACAGTAcagtttcactcatggtaccgacaacatgacacttaactaaacagatgaaaccaattgaactacaaaaacacaataaattaataacactaacaacactgttaaactaacatgaaccacaataacatttaaaatttaaacatttacatttaaacatttaaaatcaAGGctgaagggtgtatggttttctgagggtgtaaaaagccgtattcattggtgaacaactgatAACGATTTATCATATaagtataaatgataaatgcacgcagaacacaatgcgtgggctctcccttcgctcactgcctccgggggtacggatgcgggacccacaaagaatccaagtcatggccacggagctctgcggctgcggttaccgagaccatgcagcgggcgctgtgcatacaaaacagcgagcgtagtctctggacctgttgctggagttggatgcagctcggcacagcagacagggggggcagtgtgagtggcctgctgcggcgcttaccgagcctgcagactcagtaagcgcatcggaggcagtgagagcaatcgtggtgatgccgactggcccacctgataaggacgcagaacacaatgcgctgttaaaaaaaaaaagaagcataaaaactgcacaaaaaaaatcagcgaaattGCGAGGCTGCGAAGGGTGAatcgcgatatagcgagggaccactgtattaattacacattgacaatatctagGATCACACGTGCGGTgacgtcacaacatatgtatggattggctgattaccaaggcaaCATTCACTTACTCggatggtatgaaaaatattaccggtccgcaaaaaatatcacaagggtgtattgttatttattctttagtgttttatccaatcatattggcgtatcatttataggtatatgataaataagcataccaaacggcaaatatcaACTCTCcaggtttctccgtgatcgaaggcatacacatgcatgcccacatgcatgcatacacgcacacacagtctACTTGGTTATTAAAACATAGATGATGATTAAAAGGATAAACTTTTTCATACGTGGTTGTCTGATACCAAATTGGAAAACCCTTCCCTATAACAGGATTTGTCCTCCAGAACACAAAAAACCGAAGACACACACTACACTACACGCTTGTGTAGCTGATGTGGCTGTCAGAgtgtataacacacacacacacacacacacacacacacacacacacacacacacacacacacacacacacacacacacacacaaagatactAAACATGCAGAATCAGTGTAAACTGAGTCTGACTACAATCAGTGGGTACAATACATGTAGCTGCAGAGATATTTTGCCATACTTACTGTAACTGCCCCCTAGACATCCTTCTGGGGGTAACAAGCTCGTGACCTTGGCTCTGCGGAATGCAACAGTATATGTTTGTTATGTGTTTACATCACAAATAATATTTGAGGAAATCTAGAGTAGAACAAAGAAAGCCAAAGTTGCCAATATTGGAAAACAATAACAACAGACATCAGACAAcaaaacaggatttttttttttaccctttcaAACAAAAATGTATCATATGACACCAGCACAGAGTAATAGTCTCACCTGTCGAATGGCTTTGCATTTTTCACAGCATACTTTAAAGAATGCCCCATCTGTCAGAATGTAGGACAACAAATGTTAGCACCATCACAAGTAACAGCAAATACACACTTGTTATCCTACAACATTAGTTCTCATTTACATACCTTTCCCATTTAAAACCTCTGCATCAGGTCCAGGGTTTGACTCTATACAGCAAACAATTCAAGACCAACATTATACAGAAATAATCAGGTTTTTTACAAGGTCAAAGCCTCTCACAGACATCTTAGACAAGGTTTTACATTATGGACGAGTTCATTGGCTGTGtagagtaagggccccttcacacataacacgattgaagccgactggcgtgcaaaggaggaattgtatgccattcgtgaaaaaatcGGAAGCGCCTCAAATGCTTCATACACCTGTCCCCACAGCCATCCGCACACACAAGCAGCCGAAAGATAGTgaatgccctgcgagtgcccatttgtCCCCATTCCTCgctaggtgtcggccaaattccaggtgccacacatgaacatctaacaccgcttgccagGCAATTAGAAAAGGCATGGCTATTCGTGCTCCCTGCACGAGAGTAGACAGCAGGCAACCACATTTGACCTGGCTGTAAAAAgtgtctaaagcccctttcacaccggggctgctcccagttgctccctgtggcgtcatgacgacgcaggaatttctgcgtcaggtgcgcgcagcagggagcagagaggaggtgagaacacagcctgcaggtcatctgcacagagaagtcagagtgcacagtttggctgcagacagactgtgcactctgacttctcttctacttgttgttgtgctgagttgcagggctgcgctctgagttctgttatagtttatctttcctcccttgaccgcgagatgcgcggcgcgtgcacgaaccgtcctaagcaaatgtggagatgtctggagttctacttggtgttgacatgtcctggacttatgtcctttttttttttaactgtgatgagagagtctgaggagagaacaaggaactaataccagcagccagactttttttttttcttttaattgttcacatggtgcgcgcgtgaacgacgtccatgagtggactagagatgtccggacttttactggatatttctggcaatcattctgcatttttttcttcagcatgtagtttttactgcattaagtacacggtataacaacaatcctgcatgatttatactgcgggaacaatggaacacagcaggaatcataaattggcttcgagtcacgccgggtaacgcctctttgccccgacttgcgct
The sequence above is drawn from the Thalassophryne amazonica chromosome 4, fThaAma1.1, whole genome shotgun sequence genome and encodes:
- the si:dkeyp-97b10.3 gene encoding NACHT, LRR and PYD domains-containing protein 1b allele 3 isoform X3 → MVAKMASCGAARHLEEGNCDVPVLEDKENTEPSTDESSEEDEDNNEDSDGCGEKDEGGETEANNKNSVDESNPGPDAEVLNGKDGAFFKVCCEKCKAIRQSQGHELVTPRRMSRGQLQVLLEGEGTYECSVTGLVFEVSERVHVRYSVLSWSKFANLLPDSWKSAGPIFNVDMINKEAAVLSLFSSSLPVPTRPENEMIFGVLHIKGIVHSVEPTVDHSNSHVTWRVTSLSPVGPIVQSSQSVEHHGVVLVYRQLGSNSNNYSFHIYLATNSSSDIKDIGKQVRSYKNRYIKIEKPPTCKLEECTYRLLSDPEGEIKPENLKFTLAVTKMKGYFEAFFEHPPPFKLSLIEMDSEQTVWSATIREGDCADNAEQKPKKRTIRQQTSSSPSEEELPVKNPDGRMNQME